A single Acidobacteriota bacterium DNA region contains:
- a CDS encoding enoyl-CoA hydratase translates to MTVAEMKTAPEPEFRVDVQDRVALLTFNRPKKLNALSAEITAGLQVEVPRLAADPDVGVIVLTGEGRAFCAGGDVSGMGGSSGAPTTLEERIDSLRRGQEAAWLVHSVPKVTIAMVNGFAMGAGLGLAASCDLRLASSAAKFGTAYSKVGFGGDWGTTWQLTRLVGPALAKELFFTADIIDAEEARRIGLVNRVYDADTFRDEAMEFASRLAHGPMVSYRWMKENVNLAVNSDFRSILDREAISHIRCGQTDDHKEGVTAFMEKRAPKFTGR, encoded by the coding sequence ATGACAGTAGCCGAGATGAAGACCGCCCCCGAGCCCGAGTTCCGGGTCGATGTCCAGGACCGCGTCGCCCTGCTGACGTTCAACCGTCCCAAGAAGCTGAACGCGTTGTCCGCCGAGATCACCGCCGGACTCCAGGTAGAGGTGCCGCGGCTGGCGGCCGACCCCGATGTCGGCGTGATCGTTCTCACCGGCGAGGGCCGCGCCTTCTGCGCCGGCGGCGACGTCTCGGGCATGGGTGGGTCGAGCGGCGCGCCAACCACCCTCGAGGAACGCATCGACAGTCTGCGGCGCGGCCAGGAAGCCGCCTGGCTCGTTCACTCGGTACCCAAGGTGACGATCGCCATGGTCAACGGCTTCGCGATGGGCGCGGGCCTCGGCCTGGCTGCGAGTTGCGACCTGCGCCTGGCGTCAAGCGCGGCGAAGTTCGGAACCGCCTACTCCAAGGTCGGCTTCGGCGGCGACTGGGGTACGACCTGGCAACTGACCCGACTCGTCGGGCCGGCGCTGGCCAAGGAGCTCTTCTTCACCGCGGACATCATCGACGCTGAGGAGGCGCGCCGCATCGGGCTCGTCAATCGGGTCTACGACGCGGACACGTTCCGCGACGAGGCGATGGAGTTCGCTTCGCGGCTCGCTCATGGTCCGATGGTGAGCTACCGCTGGATGAAGGAGAACGTCAACCTCGCGGTCAACTCGGACTTCCGGTCCATCCTCGACCGCGAGGCCATCTCACACATCCGTTGCGGCCAGACCGACGACCACAAGGAAGGCGTCACCGCGTTCATGGAGAAGCGGGCACCGAAGTTCACGGGCCGCTGA
- a CDS encoding MltA-interacting MipA family protein: MFRKSAILLTVAALGLAAAPASADTSYSLDFASAYVWRGITFTDGAVWQPSVTASNDSGFAINVWGNLDIDDANDMSGEFNEIDLTASYGFGSDAVSAEVGFIEYLFPNTAFAGTRELYLSLGFDVAASPSVSVYYDIDEVQDFYANVGVSFGGDVSDALAWSVDVSAGFAGDDFAAAYGGVSGGMYDGNVTFGLSGGAWSAFVSYVDALDDDALPEQPVDFLAGIGFSF, from the coding sequence ATGTTCCGGAAATCAGCCATTCTTCTGACCGTAGCCGCGCTTGGCCTGGCGGCCGCGCCGGCGTCTGCCGATACCTCGTACAGCCTCGACTTCGCGTCCGCCTATGTGTGGCGGGGCATCACCTTCACTGACGGGGCCGTGTGGCAGCCTTCGGTCACGGCCTCGAACGACAGTGGCTTCGCGATCAACGTCTGGGGCAACCTCGACATCGACGACGCGAACGACATGAGCGGCGAGTTCAACGAGATCGACCTCACCGCCTCGTACGGTTTCGGCTCGGATGCCGTTTCGGCTGAGGTCGGCTTCATCGAGTACCTGTTCCCGAACACGGCCTTCGCCGGCACCCGCGAGCTCTACCTGAGCCTCGGCTTCGATGTTGCCGCGTCGCCCAGCGTTTCCGTCTACTACGACATCGACGAGGTCCAGGACTTTTACGCCAACGTCGGCGTCTCGTTCGGCGGCGACGTGAGCGACGCCCTGGCCTGGAGCGTCGACGTCTCGGCCGGCTTCGCCGGCGACGACTTCGCCGCCGCCTACGGCGGAGTCTCCGGAGGCATGTACGACGGCAACGTGACGTTCGGTCTCTCCGGCGGCGCGTGGTCGGCGTTCGTCAGCTACGTCGACGCACTGGACGACGACGCGCTGCCTGAGCAGCCGGTCGACTTCCTCGCCGGAATCGGCTTCTCCTTCTAG
- a CDS encoding deoxyhypusine synthase family protein, protein MNERPSRPPGEARRTTEFSDGQGLEPLAPLDLSAVGSFSDLLAAMKSTSFGGRQLGEAADVLQEMAVDPDCLVVGTFTGAMTAAKQGLVLCDMIDHGLLDAIVCTGALMVHGFVESAGMVHFKAPPGTLDDRSAYYSGYDRIYDTLELESNLDRVELIVHSVLAQWPDGEVACSRLLNEAFGRWLTEAESASEPAGPEGDVSPVRGVLSSAWRRGVPVYVPAFTDSEIGLDFALFNRARGRQDQAPIRFDPFLDLEHYTELVAGAKRLGIFTVGGGVPRNWAQQVAPYLEAAARREGEDARPRRFRYGVRICPEPEHWGGLSGCGYSEGVSWGKFVPVEEGGRFAEVPADATLVWPLLVAGVLERMGLR, encoded by the coding sequence ATGAACGAACGACCTTCCAGGCCTCCGGGCGAAGCGCGGCGCACGACGGAGTTCAGCGACGGGCAGGGACTGGAACCGCTCGCGCCGCTCGATCTGAGTGCCGTCGGTTCCTTCTCCGACCTGCTCGCGGCGATGAAGTCGACCTCCTTCGGGGGCCGTCAGCTGGGCGAGGCGGCGGACGTACTCCAGGAGATGGCGGTCGATCCGGATTGCCTGGTCGTCGGCACGTTCACCGGCGCCATGACCGCGGCCAAACAGGGGCTGGTCCTCTGCGACATGATCGACCACGGGTTGCTCGATGCGATCGTCTGCACCGGGGCACTGATGGTCCACGGCTTCGTCGAGTCCGCCGGCATGGTCCACTTCAAGGCGCCACCGGGCACGCTCGACGACCGCAGCGCGTACTACTCCGGCTACGACCGGATCTACGACACCCTGGAGCTGGAGAGCAACCTGGACCGCGTCGAGTTGATCGTCCACTCGGTCCTGGCGCAGTGGCCTGATGGCGAGGTCGCCTGTTCGCGCCTGCTGAACGAGGCGTTCGGGCGGTGGCTGACCGAGGCGGAGAGCGCTTCGGAGCCGGCCGGCCCGGAGGGAGATGTCTCGCCGGTCCGGGGCGTGCTGTCCTCGGCCTGGCGCCGCGGGGTGCCCGTCTACGTGCCCGCGTTCACCGATTCGGAGATCGGGCTCGACTTCGCGCTCTTCAACCGGGCGAGAGGGCGTCAGGATCAGGCGCCGATCCGGTTCGACCCGTTCCTCGACCTGGAGCACTACACGGAACTCGTCGCCGGGGCGAAGCGGCTCGGCATCTTCACCGTCGGCGGCGGCGTACCGCGGAACTGGGCGCAGCAGGTGGCGCCCTACCTGGAGGCGGCGGCGCGCCGCGAGGGCGAAGACGCGCGGCCCAGGCGGTTTCGCTACGGCGTGCGGATCTGCCCCGAGCCGGAGCACTGGGGCGGCCTTTCCGGCTGCGGCTACAGCGAAGGGGTGTCCTGGGGCAAGTTCGTCCCGGTCGAGGAAGGCGGCCGCTTTGCCGAAGTCCCCGCGGACGCGACGCTGGTGTGGCCGCTGCTCGTCGCGGGAGTGCTGGAGCGGATGGGCCTGCGCTAG
- the msrA gene encoding peptide-methionine (S)-S-oxide reductase MsrA has translation MSWFFNKARMPEPGEALPGRTEGMPVAPRHYVLDAPIAPPYPDGSELAMFGLGCFWGAERKFWEAPGVITTAVGYAAGATPNPTYQEVCSGLTGHNEVVRVVFDPERISYEELLRIFWESHDPTQGMRQGNDVGTQYRSGIYACSKAQRRAAKASLAAYQQRLIAAGYGPITTEVLDAPDFYFAEDYHQQYLAKNPAGYCGLGGTGVACQTGLEVPARQAV, from the coding sequence ATGAGTTGGTTCTTCAACAAGGCCCGCATGCCGGAGCCCGGCGAGGCGCTTCCCGGCCGCACCGAGGGGATGCCGGTCGCGCCGCGCCACTACGTACTCGACGCGCCGATCGCGCCGCCCTACCCGGACGGCAGCGAGCTGGCGATGTTCGGCCTCGGCTGCTTCTGGGGCGCCGAGCGCAAGTTCTGGGAGGCCCCCGGGGTCATCACGACCGCGGTCGGCTACGCCGCGGGCGCCACCCCGAACCCGACCTACCAGGAGGTCTGCAGCGGGCTGACCGGACACAACGAGGTGGTCCGCGTGGTCTTTGACCCGGAGCGCATCTCGTATGAGGAGCTTCTCCGCATCTTCTGGGAGAGCCACGACCCGACCCAGGGCATGCGCCAGGGGAACGACGTCGGCACCCAGTACCGCTCCGGGATCTACGCCTGCTCCAAAGCGCAGCGACGGGCGGCGAAGGCGTCTCTCGCGGCCTACCAGCAGCGGCTCATCGCCGCCGGTTACGGGCCGATCACGACGGAGGTCCTCGACGCGCCCGACTTCTACTTCGCCGAGGACTACCACCAGCAGTACCTGGCAAAGAACCCCGCCGGCTACTGCGGCCTGGGCGGCACCGGGGTGGCCTGCCAGACCGGACTCGAGGTGCCGGCGCGGCAGGCGGTCTGA
- a CDS encoding YbjQ family protein: protein MLIATTETIAGHDITQTLGLVRGNTIRARHVGRDITAALRNLVGGEVTEYTKMVAESREQALDRMVAEAESLGADAVVAVRFTTSVITSGAAELLAVGTAVKLQRR from the coding sequence ATGCTGATTGCAACCACCGAGACGATCGCCGGACACGACATCACGCAGACGCTGGGGCTGGTACGCGGCAACACGATCCGCGCCCGCCACGTCGGCAGGGACATCACGGCGGCGCTCCGAAACCTCGTCGGCGGCGAGGTCACGGAGTACACGAAGATGGTCGCCGAGAGCCGCGAGCAGGCCCTCGACCGCATGGTCGCGGAGGCGGAGAGCCTGGGCGCCGACGCCGTCGTCGCGGTGCGCTTCACGACCTCGGTGATCACCAGCGGCGCCGCGGAGCTGCTGGCGGTGGGGACCGCAGTCAAGCTCCAGCGGCGCTAG
- a CDS encoding FAD/NAD(P)-binding protein — MRSGYTVAIIGGGASGVALAARIVEHLPAGLSTANLSIALFDARGCDGGNAYAPDAPSNLMNTTCGAIDRVFGGSFGILQWAEENPAKWQPYVERADLEAGAYIPRPVVGLYLSDLLDHARRQAADRGFCLDLVVDEVIDISPPGDPDADYVVHSRAGGDCKARYVYLAVGHLERCRTEDYQHQARYRHNPYPITGLVDEIPKQASVGVIGTRLTAIDVALGLAAAGHAGSIHCVSRRGRLPAVRADRGKYRFKELEREDLRRRLLGKTQSKLRLSDIAAMLGREIEHAEGRHLSLGEIVDGDRSPIDYYEREIALAAGKARPWQAVLYATNRNIDLLWHHLHEDDRQLLMSEWLNDWLTYRASIPRENAERVLAMMKSGQLTVQGGARKFEYDSEAGSFRIQLASGGPLQVEYLVSATGFANRIEQADSRLMKNLLSRGLVVPHRYGGVDCVFETGQVRPRAGAAAGESRIFALGPLTSGVYFFTTALEIIARQAAQRTHDLAFMLGVEWLDQPETEAWVDDFQAGRAGDAEGPGLRHGEGPDLLGHLLSSDQTEFIDFKQLRLLNDQIRDEDFETAVDRDPSAP, encoded by the coding sequence ATGAGATCGGGGTACACGGTTGCCATCATCGGCGGTGGGGCGTCGGGGGTTGCTCTGGCGGCCCGGATCGTCGAGCACCTTCCGGCCGGACTGAGCACGGCCAACCTGTCCATCGCGCTATTCGACGCCCGCGGCTGCGACGGCGGCAACGCCTACGCACCCGACGCGCCCAGCAACCTGATGAACACCACCTGCGGTGCGATCGATCGAGTCTTCGGCGGCAGCTTCGGGATTCTCCAATGGGCCGAGGAGAACCCAGCCAAATGGCAGCCCTACGTCGAGCGAGCGGACCTCGAGGCCGGCGCCTACATCCCCAGGCCGGTGGTGGGTCTGTACCTGTCGGACCTCCTCGACCATGCCCGACGACAGGCCGCCGATCGCGGGTTCTGCCTCGACCTGGTCGTCGACGAGGTCATCGATATCTCGCCTCCCGGCGATCCCGACGCCGACTACGTCGTACACAGCCGCGCCGGCGGCGACTGCAAGGCCCGCTACGTCTACCTCGCGGTCGGGCACCTGGAACGATGCCGCACAGAGGACTACCAGCATCAAGCCCGCTACCGCCACAATCCCTACCCGATTACCGGCCTCGTCGACGAGATTCCGAAGCAGGCATCCGTCGGCGTGATCGGAACCCGGCTCACCGCGATCGACGTGGCGCTCGGCCTCGCCGCCGCTGGGCATGCGGGGAGCATCCATTGCGTCTCGAGACGCGGACGCCTGCCAGCCGTGCGGGCGGACCGGGGCAAGTACCGATTCAAGGAACTCGAACGCGAGGATCTGCGGCGGCGACTTCTGGGGAAGACGCAGTCGAAGCTCCGTCTCTCCGACATCGCCGCGATGCTCGGCAGGGAGATCGAGCACGCCGAGGGGCGCCACCTGTCTCTTGGCGAGATCGTCGACGGCGATCGGTCGCCGATCGACTACTACGAGCGGGAAATCGCCCTGGCGGCCGGTAAGGCCAGACCCTGGCAGGCAGTGCTGTACGCGACGAACCGCAACATCGACCTTCTATGGCATCACCTCCACGAAGACGACAGGCAGCTCCTGATGTCCGAGTGGCTGAACGACTGGCTGACCTATCGCGCGTCCATACCACGAGAAAACGCGGAGAGAGTGCTGGCGATGATGAAGTCCGGTCAACTGACGGTCCAGGGCGGAGCCCGGAAGTTCGAGTACGACTCCGAGGCCGGTTCGTTCCGCATCCAGCTGGCCTCCGGCGGCCCCCTGCAAGTGGAGTACCTGGTGTCCGCCACCGGCTTCGCCAACCGTATCGAGCAGGCGGACAGCCGGCTGATGAAGAACCTGCTGTCCAGGGGACTCGTCGTGCCCCATCGGTACGGCGGCGTCGACTGCGTCTTCGAAACGGGACAGGTTCGCCCGCGTGCCGGCGCGGCGGCGGGTGAATCGCGGATCTTTGCCTTGGGCCCGCTCACCAGCGGCGTGTACTTCTTCACGACCGCTCTCGAGATCATCGCCAGACAGGCGGCCCAGCGGACACACGACCTGGCGTTCATGCTGGGTGTGGAATGGCTCGATCAGCCGGAAACCGAGGCGTGGGTCGATGACTTCCAGGCCGGACGCGCCGGAGACGCCGAAGGTCCCGGTCTACGACATGGCGAAGGTCCGGACCTCCTCGGACATCTGCTGTCGAGCGATCAGACGGAGTTCATCGACTTCAAGCAACTCCGGCTTCTGAACGATCAGATCCGGGACGAGGACTTCGAGACGGCGGTCGACCGCGACCCGTCCGCTCCCTGA
- a CDS encoding sulfatase yields the protein MLLLVCGACGPDAEPVGPSSPAPPNVVIILADDMGYGDLSSYGHPLIRTPNIDRLAAEGQRWTSFYASSPLCNPSRIALATGRMPIRIQGGELNRWSNLPADETTMGDMFQAAGYATAYIGKWGMSGRFADGGVHPNDAGFDYFYGVEDFNDGGRRPEVPHTYEGMKNATSEDFVFSLFRQKETLETPTHQPTLTRRYTEESVAWLKGQVEAVTPFFLYLSHTMPHVPIFRSPEFEGHSKAGLYGDVIEELDWSVGEVVAALEEGGVAGDTLVIFSSDNGPWLTYYDLGGSPGPFRDGKHTAWEGGFRVPGIFWWPGTIEPATINDIGVQVDLMATLAAITGAEPPDRDLDSIDLSGTVLRGEPSPRDEWFYYGTRGRLWAYRVGDHKLVLESWESLGGEGELAWRGFDNEQVHDPPLLFDLSTDLGERFDLAGEHPEIVERIESAIERHRQAVGGPALQSAP from the coding sequence GTGTTGCTCCTCGTGTGCGGCGCGTGTGGGCCGGACGCGGAGCCAGTCGGACCGTCGTCGCCTGCTCCACCCAACGTCGTCATCATCCTCGCCGACGATATGGGCTACGGCGACCTGTCCTCCTACGGCCACCCGCTCATCCGCACCCCGAACATCGACCGGCTGGCGGCCGAAGGCCAGCGCTGGACGTCGTTCTACGCCTCGAGCCCCCTGTGCAACCCGAGCCGCATCGCGCTGGCGACCGGCCGGATGCCGATCCGCATCCAGGGAGGCGAGCTGAACCGCTGGTCCAACCTGCCGGCGGACGAGACGACCATGGGCGACATGTTCCAGGCCGCCGGCTACGCCACCGCCTACATCGGCAAGTGGGGCATGTCGGGCCGCTTCGCGGACGGCGGGGTGCACCCCAACGACGCGGGCTTCGACTACTTCTATGGCGTCGAGGATTTCAACGACGGCGGCCGGCGGCCGGAAGTCCCGCACACCTACGAAGGGATGAAGAACGCGACCAGCGAGGACTTCGTCTTCTCGCTGTTCCGGCAGAAGGAGACCCTCGAAACGCCGACCCACCAGCCGACCCTGACGCGGCGCTACACGGAGGAATCCGTGGCCTGGCTGAAAGGGCAGGTCGAGGCCGTTACGCCGTTCTTTCTCTACCTCAGCCACACGATGCCGCATGTGCCGATCTTCCGGTCACCCGAGTTCGAGGGCCACAGCAAGGCCGGGCTCTACGGCGACGTGATCGAGGAGCTGGACTGGTCAGTCGGCGAAGTCGTCGCCGCGCTGGAGGAAGGCGGCGTCGCCGGCGACACCCTGGTCATCTTCTCGAGCGACAACGGCCCCTGGCTCACCTACTACGACCTGGGCGGCTCGCCCGGCCCGTTCCGGGACGGCAAGCACACCGCCTGGGAAGGCGGCTTTCGCGTGCCCGGCATCTTCTGGTGGCCGGGGACGATCGAGCCCGCGACGATCAACGACATCGGCGTCCAGGTCGACCTGATGGCGACCCTCGCCGCCATCACCGGCGCCGAACCGCCGGACCGCGACCTCGACTCGATCGACCTCTCCGGCACCGTGCTTCGCGGCGAGCCCAGCCCGCGCGACGAGTGGTTCTACTACGGCACAAGAGGCCGCCTGTGGGCCTACCGGGTCGGCGACCACAAGCTGGTGCTCGAATCCTGGGAGTCCCTGGGCGGCGAAGGCGAGCTCGCCTGGCGCGGCTTCGACAACGAGCAGGTCCACGATCCCCCGCTGCTGTTCGACCTCAGCACCGACCTGGGAGAACGGTTCGACCTCGCCGGCGAACACCCGGAGATCGTCGAACGGATCGAGAGTGCGATCGAGCGCCACCGCCAGGCGGTCGGCGGACCGGCGTTACAATCCGCTCCATGA
- a CDS encoding sigma-70 family RNA polymerase sigma factor: MTAKPEAVRVDRTLEDGALMARVKEGDEQAFADLVNRYKDLLVNYLTRMTRNRERAEDLAQEAFVRVYRSADRYRERGQFQAFLFRIATNQLRSEERRAARWRGLLPSLVAEQRLRPPAPSPQGAALGDEAVDAVTAAIGRLPLHYRAPVVLREIEGWPYARIAEALGCREGTVKSRVHRAKDLLREDLHEYWNGGSK, translated from the coding sequence ATGACCGCCAAGCCAGAGGCGGTACGGGTGGACCGCACGCTGGAGGACGGAGCGCTCATGGCCCGCGTCAAAGAGGGCGACGAGCAGGCCTTCGCCGACCTGGTGAATCGCTACAAGGACCTCCTCGTGAACTACCTGACCAGGATGACCCGCAACCGCGAGCGCGCCGAAGACCTGGCGCAGGAAGCGTTCGTGCGCGTCTACCGCTCGGCGGACCGATACCGCGAACGGGGTCAGTTCCAGGCGTTCCTGTTCCGGATTGCCACAAATCAACTGCGCAGCGAAGAGCGCCGCGCCGCCCGCTGGCGGGGGTTGCTCCCGTCGCTCGTGGCCGAGCAGCGGCTCCGGCCGCCGGCGCCGTCACCGCAGGGCGCGGCACTTGGCGACGAGGCGGTCGACGCCGTTACCGCGGCGATCGGTCGCCTGCCCCTCCACTACCGCGCGCCCGTGGTGCTCCGCGAGATCGAGGGCTGGCCCTACGCCCGCATCGCCGAGGCTCTCGGCTGTCGCGAGGGAACCGTCAAGTCCCGGGTCCACCGCGCCAAGGATCTCCTGCGAGAAGACCTCCACGAGTACTGGAACGGAGGATCGAAGTGA
- a CDS encoding sigma 54-interacting transcriptional regulator produces MTDRTWAVTGSLGWPVVNSREPRELELLYRLSQTLGESLELRDVTRPALETLAEHLNLKHGTITLLNRKTGEITIEVAHGLSGEQIAEARYRLGEGVTGQVIETGEARVIPKTSESETFLDRTRRGKSAEVSFLCVPIRTGNETYGALSVDRTYDPDHDLNDDVRLLLIAGSLIAQAVKLRRTAEEEREQLEEENERLRAQLRDRFRPANIVGNSHEMQEVYDQIATVSSSNTSVLITGETGTGKELVAQAIHYNSARSDRPFVKVHCAALPESVIESELFGHERGAFTGAIQQRKGRFELAHTGTIFLDEVGDVPLLIQIKMLRVLQEREFERVGGTRTLRADVRIIAATNKDLSAMTANGAFREDLFYRLNVFPIHVPPLRKRKSDIVQLADFFLERYARVNGGNVRRLSSAVIDMLMSYHWPGNVRELESCIERAVLVARDDVIHPHHLPPTLQTAESSGTEPAGSFQYLVENYERDLLRDALKSARGNIAAASRKLRTTPRITGYKIKKYGIDPSRYAN; encoded by the coding sequence ATGACCGACCGGACTTGGGCTGTGACAGGATCTCTCGGCTGGCCCGTTGTGAACTCACGCGAACCCAGGGAACTCGAACTCCTCTACCGCCTGAGTCAGACCCTTGGCGAGAGCCTCGAACTGCGCGATGTCACCCGGCCCGCGCTCGAGACCCTGGCCGAACACCTGAACCTCAAGCACGGCACGATCACGCTGCTCAACCGGAAGACCGGCGAGATCACGATCGAGGTCGCGCACGGACTGAGCGGCGAGCAGATCGCCGAGGCCCGTTACCGTCTCGGCGAAGGCGTGACCGGCCAGGTGATCGAGACGGGCGAGGCCCGGGTGATCCCGAAAACGAGTGAGTCCGAGACGTTCCTCGACCGCACCCGGCGCGGCAAGAGCGCGGAAGTCTCCTTCCTCTGCGTGCCCATCCGCACCGGCAACGAGACCTACGGCGCGCTGAGCGTCGACCGGACCTACGATCCGGACCACGACCTGAACGACGATGTCCGTCTGCTCCTGATCGCCGGCTCCCTGATCGCCCAGGCGGTCAAGCTCCGCCGCACCGCCGAGGAGGAGCGAGAGCAGCTCGAGGAGGAGAACGAGCGTCTGCGAGCCCAGCTCCGCGACCGCTTCCGGCCGGCCAACATCGTCGGCAACTCGCACGAGATGCAGGAGGTCTATGACCAGATCGCCACCGTCTCGAGCAGCAACACGAGCGTCCTGATCACCGGTGAGACCGGCACCGGCAAGGAACTCGTCGCCCAGGCCATCCACTACAACAGCGCCCGTTCGGACCGACCCTTCGTCAAGGTCCACTGCGCCGCGCTGCCCGAGAGCGTGATCGAGAGCGAGCTGTTCGGGCACGAACGCGGCGCTTTCACCGGCGCGATCCAGCAGCGCAAGGGCCGTTTCGAACTCGCCCACACCGGCACGATCTTCCTCGACGAGGTCGGCGACGTGCCGCTCCTGATCCAGATCAAGATGCTGCGCGTGCTGCAGGAACGCGAGTTCGAGCGGGTCGGCGGCACGCGGACGCTGCGGGCGGACGTGCGGATCATCGCCGCCACGAACAAGGACCTTTCCGCGATGACCGCGAACGGCGCGTTCCGCGAGGACCTGTTCTACCGCCTGAACGTCTTCCCGATCCACGTGCCGCCGCTGCGCAAGCGCAAGTCGGACATCGTCCAACTGGCCGACTTCTTTCTGGAGCGCTATGCCCGCGTGAACGGCGGCAACGTGCGCCGGCTGTCGAGCGCCGTGATCGACATGCTGATGAGCTACCACTGGCCCGGCAACGTCCGCGAGCTGGAGAGCTGCATCGAGCGCGCCGTTCTCGTGGCGCGGGACGACGTCATCCACCCCCACCACCTGCCGCCGACTCTCCAGACCGCGGAGAGTTCGGGCACCGAACCCGCCGGGAGCTTTCAGTACCTGGTCGAGAACTACGAGCGGGACCTGTTGCGCGACGCGCTGAAGAGCGCCCGCGGCAACATCGCCGCCGCCTCGCGCAAGCTGCGCACCACGCCCCGGATCACCGGCTACAAGATCAAGAAGTACGGCATCGACCCCAGCCGCTACGCGAACTAG
- a CDS encoding PDZ domain-containing protein codes for MTTSSFVVPSFPSRLTLITTLAAVVAAGVGSAAFAQEPEEKERSVRVMVLGDGQVEVIENGRNVQGLAVKRAASAQENAHVLRKLADGVRPTLALHWGGAYLGVELVNLNEPLRAHFGVPEGSGVMVSNVVDGSPAARGGVQVGDILTRFDGEDVTSSRKLTAMVRKAEAGDPADLEIWRDGKVEMVSTTLDERPRPDLRANYFSFLRGSEDLDGDGEIEVFVSPENVHEKIQEYFDGDEWKERHEHMQRFLHERRPDMKALEDRLATLKEQLEALERRLEKEGLAEEN; via the coding sequence ATGACCACGAGCAGTTTCGTCGTCCCCAGTTTCCCCTCCCGACTCACTCTCATCACGACCCTGGCCGCGGTCGTCGCCGCGGGCGTCGGCTCCGCAGCCTTCGCGCAGGAACCCGAAGAGAAGGAACGTTCGGTCCGGGTCATGGTGCTCGGGGACGGGCAGGTCGAGGTCATCGAGAATGGCAGGAACGTCCAGGGGCTGGCGGTGAAACGCGCCGCCTCAGCCCAGGAGAACGCCCACGTGCTGCGGAAGCTGGCCGATGGGGTCCGACCGACACTCGCCCTGCACTGGGGCGGCGCCTACCTCGGGGTCGAACTCGTCAACCTGAACGAGCCCCTGAGGGCTCACTTCGGCGTGCCCGAGGGCAGTGGAGTGATGGTCTCGAACGTCGTCGACGGCAGCCCTGCAGCTCGAGGCGGCGTCCAGGTCGGCGACATCCTCACGCGCTTCGACGGCGAGGACGTAACGTCCTCACGGAAGCTGACCGCGATGGTCCGAAAGGCGGAAGCCGGAGATCCGGCCGACCTCGAGATCTGGCGCGACGGCAAGGTCGAGATGGTCAGCACGACCCTCGATGAACGTCCACGCCCTGACCTCAGGGCCAACTACTTCTCCTTCCTGCGCGGGAGCGAAGATCTGGACGGCGACGGGGAGATCGAGGTGTTCGTCAGTCCCGAGAACGTGCACGAGAAGATCCAGGAGTACTTCGACGGCGACGAGTGGAAGGAGCGCCACGAGCACATGCAGCGCTTCCTCCACGAGCGACGCCCCGACATGAAGGCGCTAGAGGATCGCCTGGCGACCCTGAAGGAGCAGTTGGAAGCGCTGGAGCGCCGCCTGGAGAAAGAGGGTCTCGCCGAAGAGAACTAG